One segment of Myxocyprinus asiaticus isolate MX2 ecotype Aquarium Trade chromosome 41, UBuf_Myxa_2, whole genome shotgun sequence DNA contains the following:
- the LOC127431855 gene encoding uncharacterized protein LOC127431855 — MSGTLRVPLYSGLWQEPRAKTCIFGSLVLKPSTAPVSKPSTAPVSKLYDLPLMSVRRSVKTLPQKLSSPTPATVNEPAPMPATAPSKPSMAPVSKLYDLPLMSVCRSMKTLPQKLSAPTPATVNEPAPMPATVNEPAPMPATVNEPTPTPATANELPALSVPEPALPTSAIRRRRRRKKKKKKKKKKKKRSFHSQISAHAHDYGGRSRVSAHAHDYGGCSRVSAHAHDHGGRSRVSAHAHDYGGRSQVSAQVHGGRSRVSAQVHGGRSRVSAHDHGGRSRVSAHDHGGRSRVSAHDHDHRGRSRVSAHAHDHRGPSRVSAHAHDHRGHSRVSAHAHDHRDRFPVSAHVRDHGGRSRVSSHVREHGGHLPFIQDSLSRACHGSTFHGFAPRACHGSAFHGSPQSLPLLRPLPQRLFLQRLHPIPPETISPAAPPPDPVSALRPSFCVDLC; from the coding sequence ATGTCTGGAACTTTGCGTGtccctttatacagtggattatggcaggaaccccgggccaaaacctgcatcttcggctCCCTTGTCTTGAAGCCCTCCacagcccctgtctcgaagccctccacggcccctgtctccaagttgtatgatctaccactgatgtcggtgcgtaggtccgtgaagaccctacctcaaaaattgtcttcacccacgcctgccacagtcaacgagccagcgcccatgcctgccacagccccctcgaagccttccatggcccccgTCTCCAAGTTATATGATCTACCATTGATGTCGGTGTGTAGGTctatgaagaccctacctcaaaaattgtctgcgcccacgcctgccacggtcaacgagccagcgcccatgcctgccacggtcaacgagccagcgcccatgcctgccacggtcaacgagccaacacccacgcctgccacggccaacgagttgccagccttgtccgtcccagagccagcgttgccaacttcagccatccggaggaggaggaggaggaagaagaagaagaagaagaagaagaagaagaagaagagaagtTTCCATTCCCAaatctccgcccatgcccacgactacggaggtcgttcccgagtctccgcccatgcccacgactacggaggttgttcccgagtctccgcccatgcccacgaccacggaggtcgttcccgagtctccgcccatgcccacgactacggaggtcgttcccaagtctccgcccaggtccacggaggtcgttcccgagtctccgcccaggtccacggaggtcgttcccgagtctccgcccacgaccacggaggtcgttcccgagtctccgcccacgaccacggaggtcgttcccgagtctccgcccatgaccacgaccacagaggtcgttcccgagtctccgcccatgcccacgaccacagaggtccttcccgagtctccgcccatgcccacgaccacagaggtcattcccgagtctccgcccatgcccacgaccacagagatcgtttCCCAGTTTCCGCCCATGTtcgtgaccacggaggtcgttcccgagtctcttcccatgttcgcgaaCACGGAGGTCATTtaccattcatccaggactctttgtctcgagcctgccatggctccaccttccatggcttcgcccctcgagcctgccacggctccgcatTCCACGGCtccccccagagtcttccactgctccgcccgctcccccagagattattcctccagcggctccacccgattcccccagagactatttctccagcggctccgccgcctgacccTGTGTCGGCCTTGCGGCCGagtttttgtgttgacttatgttga